A genomic region of Oryza glaberrima chromosome 1, OglaRS2, whole genome shotgun sequence contains the following coding sequences:
- the LOC127763582 gene encoding protein NUCLEAR FUSION DEFECTIVE 6, mitochondrial produces the protein MATAAGGARRALAGLRSASSSRAFSQPAPAAAAARSPELAAFSLPRSTRRRPAISRVPVEALGGAHGLMPLHSATASALLTSMLGLKPGSWGWLSEGFATPL, from the exons atggcgacggcggctggcggcgcgcggcgggcccTCGCGGGGCTGCGCTCGGCTTCCTCTTCCAGGGCCTTCTCCCAGccggcgccggctgcggcggcggctcgttcCCCTGAGCTCGCGGCCTTCTCTCTGCCTCGCTCCACTCGCCGGCGCCCCGCGATCTCGAG GGTCCCGGTggaggcgctcggcggcgcgcATGGGTTGATGCCGCTGCACAGCGCCACTGCGTCGGCTTTGCTCACCTCCATGCTCGGGCTTAAGCCCGGATCTTGGGGTTGGCTCTCAGAAG GGTTTGCAACACCTCTATAA